One genomic region from Natrinema caseinilyticum encodes:
- a CDS encoding RNA-guided endonuclease InsQ/TnpB family protein, which produces MTDEQALVKTLDFQLNIQSDNEGLLYDATLEAREVYNETIRLAKGGVDWDAIPDRVADDANLVKNTTQRVGAKALSAMENYYEYDDFGLPSHTKDGAYPLRANYEEGYNLSLTDNGDVAFRISAKPYKHVKGVLDGSDAHLDILKTALESDEWKIGTAEALFHDDNPELHVNVTNTEQTVRDKHDSRTVIGVDVNEDNVALTALSEDGVEDTLVIDFPEIKFERHRYFTMRKRVQNAGKGSIHDTLEGREERFVRDRLHKVSRHIVEWSRQFEKPCIVFEDLKEMRDSIDYGTRMNRRLHHLPFRALQYYTSYKASFEGIPTAWINPEYTSQRCPMCGHTERANRNKKRFKCKDCEHQDHSDRGASVNIAVKGVKKLDWNVPALNSLPVVRKVRRQASGAVDAPTVTQPTVRGYQADGRMGVSD; this is translated from the coding sequence ATGACCGACGAACAGGCTCTCGTCAAGACGCTTGACTTCCAACTCAACATCCAGAGTGACAACGAGGGCCTGCTGTACGACGCTACACTCGAAGCCCGCGAGGTGTACAACGAAACCATCCGTCTCGCCAAAGGTGGCGTGGACTGGGACGCAATTCCCGACCGCGTGGCCGATGACGCCAACCTCGTGAAGAACACGACTCAGCGCGTCGGTGCGAAGGCACTCAGTGCGATGGAGAACTACTACGAGTACGACGACTTCGGACTTCCGAGTCACACTAAGGACGGTGCGTACCCGCTTCGTGCGAACTACGAGGAAGGATACAATTTGTCTCTCACCGACAACGGCGACGTAGCGTTCCGTATCAGCGCGAAACCCTACAAGCACGTTAAGGGCGTCCTCGACGGGAGTGACGCCCACCTCGACATTCTCAAGACTGCCCTCGAAAGTGACGAGTGGAAGATTGGGACGGCAGAAGCCCTGTTCCACGACGACAACCCCGAGTTGCACGTCAACGTCACCAACACCGAGCAGACCGTTCGAGACAAGCACGACTCACGGACGGTCATCGGCGTGGACGTGAACGAGGACAACGTGGCACTCACCGCCCTCTCCGAAGATGGCGTCGAGGACACGTTGGTTATCGACTTCCCCGAAATCAAGTTCGAGCGCCACCGCTACTTCACGATGCGAAAGCGCGTGCAGAACGCGGGGAAAGGCAGTATCCACGACACGCTCGAAGGGCGCGAGGAACGGTTCGTTCGTGACCGACTACACAAGGTGAGCCGTCACATCGTGGAGTGGAGCCGTCAGTTCGAGAAGCCGTGTATCGTCTTTGAAGACCTCAAAGAGATGCGCGATAGTATCGACTACGGTACGCGGATGAATCGACGTTTGCACCACCTCCCGTTCCGCGCCCTTCAATACTACACGTCGTACAAGGCGTCGTTTGAGGGCATCCCGACCGCGTGGATTAACCCTGAGTACACCAGCCAGCGGTGTCCAATGTGTGGACACACGGAGCGAGCGAACCGCAACAAGAAGCGATTCAAGTGTAAAGACTGTGAGCATCAAGACCACAGTGACCGTGGTGCAAGCGTCAATATCGCCGTGAAAGGTGTGAAGAAACTCGATTGGAATGTGCCTGCTCTCAACAGCCTCCCCGTTGTTCGGAAGGTGCGACGGCAGGCATCGGGGGCCGTGGACGCCCCGACCGTGACCCAGCCGACCGTTCGAGGCTATCAGGCCGATGGTCGGATGGGAGTGTCCGACTAA
- a CDS encoding formate/nitrite transporter family protein — translation MADSDPEPPVVGKQTPSRAILKSAIEAGQHEMERETEGLLLSGFSAGLDIGFGPLLMAVLLTLSDGGYGELGTELLLANAYAVGFIFVIIARSALFTEHTTLAVMPVLAGRASLENLARVWGLVWISNVVGGAVFTVFIVVLLPGLGVASPEAFVTIAHELVAHNVRWLFIAGILAGWLMGLAAWLLAAAQETISRLLIIWLVTALIGLLHLPHSIAGNVEVLFGLFLTADVTVVDYVKFLAMSTAGNAVGGGVFVAILKYGHVVRGGD, via the coding sequence GTGGCTGATTCGGATCCAGAGCCGCCCGTCGTCGGCAAGCAAACGCCGTCGAGGGCCATCCTCAAGTCCGCCATCGAGGCCGGGCAACACGAGATGGAGCGCGAAACGGAGGGGCTCTTGCTATCGGGGTTTTCGGCCGGTCTCGACATCGGGTTCGGACCGTTGCTCATGGCGGTCCTGCTCACGCTCTCCGACGGTGGCTACGGCGAACTCGGCACGGAACTCCTGCTGGCGAACGCCTACGCCGTCGGATTCATTTTCGTCATCATCGCCCGCTCCGCGCTGTTCACCGAACACACGACCCTCGCGGTGATGCCCGTCCTCGCCGGCCGCGCGTCGCTCGAGAATCTCGCTCGAGTCTGGGGGCTGGTCTGGATCAGTAACGTCGTGGGCGGGGCGGTGTTCACCGTCTTCATCGTCGTCCTGTTGCCAGGACTGGGAGTCGCCTCGCCGGAAGCGTTCGTCACGATCGCACACGAACTCGTCGCTCACAACGTCAGATGGCTGTTCATCGCCGGCATCCTCGCGGGCTGGCTCATGGGCCTAGCGGCGTGGCTGCTCGCCGCCGCACAGGAGACGATCAGCCGGTTGCTCATCATCTGGCTCGTCACCGCGTTGATCGGCCTGCTCCACCTCCCCCACTCGATCGCCGGGAACGTCGAGGTGCTGTTCGGACTCTTCCTCACGGCGGACGTCACGGTCGTCGACTACGTAAAATTCCTCGCGATGTCGACCGCCGGTAATGCGGTCGGCGGTGGCGTCTTCGTCGCAATCCTGAAGTACGGCCACGTCGTCCGCGGTGGCGACTGA
- a CDS encoding carbonic anhydrase, with product MREEFIEMLQRNSDHADAFQSEFDDVQDSQRPDVVTVCCSDSRVLQDHMWGNDEPGRTFTCGNIGNRVVQLTDAGRVVSGDVLYPVEHTGTETIVVVGHTGCGAVTATYDALTEGVSEPAGITHCIELLKPFLESGVERLPSDVDRTDAINRLVEYNVDRQVEFIEGSDDVPDDVDVIGVVYDFQDVYGGRRGDVHVINVNGETSVDALRTEYPEIDSRIERLWDY from the coding sequence ATGCGCGAGGAATTCATCGAGATGCTGCAACGCAATTCGGACCACGCCGACGCGTTCCAATCCGAATTCGACGACGTGCAGGACTCCCAGCGACCCGACGTCGTCACTGTCTGTTGTTCGGACTCTCGTGTCCTCCAGGATCACATGTGGGGCAACGACGAACCCGGACGAACCTTCACTTGCGGGAACATCGGCAATCGAGTCGTCCAGCTGACCGACGCCGGACGAGTCGTCTCGGGAGACGTGCTCTATCCGGTCGAACACACGGGAACGGAGACGATCGTGGTCGTGGGACACACCGGGTGCGGAGCCGTAACGGCGACCTACGACGCGTTGACCGAGGGCGTCTCCGAGCCCGCGGGAATCACCCACTGCATCGAGTTGCTGAAGCCGTTCCTCGAGTCGGGCGTCGAACGCCTCCCGTCGGACGTGGACCGAACGGACGCCATCAACCGGCTCGTCGAGTACAACGTGGACCGACAGGTCGAGTTCATAGAGGGGAGCGACGACGTTCCCGATGACGTCGACGTGATCGGCGTCGTATACGATTTCCAGGACGTCTACGGCGGTCGCCGGGGGGACGTCCACGTCATCAACGTCAACGGAGAAACGAGCGTCGACGCGCTGCGAACCGAGTACCCGGAGATCGACTCGAGGATCGAGCGGCTCTGGGACTACTGA
- the aglM gene encoding UDP-glucose 6-dehydrogenase AglM — MNVSIVGSGYVGTTVAACLADLGHDVLNVEIDADIVDSINAGDAPIHESGLEERIATHAGTSLRATTDYDEIRTTDVTFLCLPTPQSDDGSLDLAIMRAGAESLGRALESKDDDHLVVVKSTVLPGTTEDVVAPILEAESGTAIGDGIEVAMNPEFLRMGTAVRDFLEPDKVVLGTATDEAAATLRELYAPILDGEARRASNTASGDEPRARDGATLVETDVREAELIKYANNAFLAAKVSLVNELGNIAAEYDADAYEVLEAVGLDDRISERFMRSGLGWGGSCFPKDVNALRAGAREQGYEPELLDAVVAVNDAQPRRLVDLLEPHVDLEGARIAVLGLSFKPGTDDVRKSRALDVIDHLQKRDATVVAYDPVAIEAVRSDYPTVEYADSAEGALAGADGAVVATDWPAFDDLSFEGMTRSIVVDGRRIDVDESALEVYEGLTW; from the coding sequence ATGAACGTCTCCATCGTCGGCAGCGGCTACGTCGGGACGACCGTCGCCGCCTGCCTCGCGGACCTCGGTCACGACGTGCTCAACGTCGAGATCGACGCGGACATCGTCGACAGCATCAACGCCGGCGACGCCCCGATCCACGAGTCGGGTCTCGAGGAGCGAATCGCAACTCACGCTGGCACGTCCCTTCGCGCGACGACGGACTACGACGAGATCCGGACGACGGACGTCACCTTCCTCTGTCTGCCCACGCCGCAGTCCGACGACGGGAGCCTCGACCTCGCGATCATGCGCGCCGGGGCGGAATCGCTCGGTCGCGCGCTCGAGAGCAAAGACGACGATCACCTCGTGGTGGTCAAGAGCACGGTCCTGCCGGGCACGACCGAGGACGTCGTCGCGCCGATCCTCGAGGCCGAATCGGGGACCGCCATCGGCGACGGAATCGAGGTCGCGATGAACCCCGAATTCCTCCGGATGGGGACCGCCGTCCGGGACTTCCTCGAGCCGGACAAGGTCGTCCTCGGGACCGCAACCGACGAGGCGGCGGCCACCCTTCGCGAACTGTACGCACCCATTCTCGACGGCGAGGCGCGTCGCGCTTCGAATACCGCGAGCGGCGACGAGCCGCGAGCCCGCGACGGGGCGACTCTCGTCGAGACCGACGTCCGCGAGGCCGAACTCATCAAGTACGCGAACAACGCGTTCCTCGCGGCCAAGGTCTCGCTGGTCAACGAACTCGGGAACATCGCAGCGGAGTACGACGCGGACGCCTACGAGGTCCTCGAGGCGGTAGGACTCGACGACCGCATTTCCGAGCGATTCATGCGTTCGGGGCTGGGCTGGGGCGGTTCCTGTTTCCCGAAGGACGTCAACGCGCTCAGAGCCGGCGCCCGCGAGCAGGGCTACGAGCCCGAACTGCTCGACGCGGTCGTCGCTGTCAACGACGCCCAGCCGCGGCGACTGGTCGATCTGCTGGAGCCCCACGTCGACCTCGAGGGGGCCCGCATCGCGGTCCTCGGCCTGTCGTTCAAACCCGGCACCGACGACGTCCGCAAGTCGCGCGCGCTCGACGTGATCGACCACCTCCAGAAGCGGGATGCGACGGTCGTCGCGTACGACCCGGTGGCGATCGAAGCCGTTCGGTCCGATTACCCGACTGTCGAGTACGCCGACTCGGCCGAGGGCGCACTCGCGGGCGCGGACGGCGCCGTCGTCGCGACCGACTGGCCGGCGTTCGACGACCTGTCGTTCGAGGGCATGACTCGATCGATCGTCGTCGATGGCCGGCGGATCGACGTCGACGAGTCCGCCCTCGAGGTCTACGAGGGACTCACCTGGTAG
- the aglJ gene encoding S-layer glycoprotein N-glycosyltransferase AglJ produces MEDDAVRADSSVLSDGGKSVAVTEGSREISPDEVCVLIPTLDEAATIGDVIEGFSDEGYTNVVVVDGDSSDDTREIAREYGAEVLVQSGDGKGQAVREALEHVTVPYVLMLDGDGTYDPADADTMIEPLSRGYEHVIGNRFADMDDDAMRALNGVGNRLINHAFGFVHGANYEDILSGYRAFTVDSFERLSLDSDGFTLETELAVECVKHGIETTVVPISYTARPDESETNLHPIRDGGTIILALYSLAKTNNPLFYFGSLGVIGIVSGSLIAVYVLWEWIQYTQSHEIMAVVSAAAILLGVQLLMFGVLSDMLVTLHREQRRRLERIARESRED; encoded by the coding sequence ATGGAAGACGACGCGGTTCGTGCGGATTCGAGCGTCCTCTCGGACGGTGGTAAAAGCGTCGCCGTCACGGAGGGATCGAGGGAGATTTCGCCCGACGAGGTCTGCGTCCTCATCCCCACGCTCGACGAAGCCGCCACGATCGGCGACGTAATCGAGGGATTCTCCGATGAGGGTTACACGAACGTGGTCGTCGTCGACGGGGACTCCTCGGACGACACCCGCGAGATCGCCCGCGAATACGGCGCAGAAGTGCTGGTCCAGTCGGGCGACGGGAAGGGCCAGGCCGTTCGTGAGGCCCTCGAGCACGTAACGGTCCCGTACGTGTTGATGCTCGACGGCGACGGGACCTACGACCCGGCCGACGCCGATACGATGATCGAACCGCTCTCGCGCGGGTACGAACACGTCATCGGCAACCGCTTTGCGGATATGGACGACGACGCGATGCGAGCGTTGAACGGCGTCGGCAACCGACTGATCAACCATGCGTTCGGGTTCGTCCACGGCGCCAACTACGAGGACATCCTCTCGGGCTACCGGGCGTTTACCGTCGATTCGTTCGAGCGGCTGTCGCTTGACTCCGACGGATTCACGCTCGAAACCGAACTGGCCGTCGAGTGCGTCAAACACGGCATCGAGACGACGGTCGTGCCGATCAGTTACACGGCTCGGCCCGACGAGTCGGAGACGAACCTCCATCCGATCAGAGACGGCGGGACGATCATCCTGGCGCTGTACTCGCTGGCGAAGACGAACAACCCGCTGTTCTATTTCGGAAGCCTCGGCGTCATCGGCATCGTATCCGGGAGTCTCATTGCGGTCTACGTGCTCTGGGAGTGGATCCAGTACACCCAGAGCCACGAGATCATGGCGGTCGTCTCGGCCGCCGCCATCCTGCTCGGCGTTCAGTTACTCATGTTCGGGGTCCTCTCGGACATGCTCGTGACGCTCCACCGCGAGCAACGACGGCGACTCGAGCGCATCGCACGCGAATCCCGCGAAGACTAG
- a CDS encoding ribbon-helix-helix domain-containing protein: protein MTEYTTVSIPKDLADRVEETIEGTSFQSTSDLVRFLLRSIVIQHQKEGQLTEAEFEEITEQLRGLGYLE from the coding sequence ATGACCGAATACACCACGGTGTCGATACCGAAGGACCTCGCGGACCGCGTCGAGGAGACCATCGAGGGAACGAGCTTCCAGAGCACCAGCGATCTCGTCCGATTCCTGCTGCGCAGCATCGTCATCCAGCACCAGAAGGAGGGCCAGCTCACCGAAGCCGAGTTCGAGGAGATCACCGAACAGCTCCGCGGACTCGGCTACCTCGAGTGA